The following are encoded in a window of Brevibacillus sp. DP1.3A genomic DNA:
- a CDS encoding Ger(x)C family spore germination protein — protein MKRKGVFLLGLALLVLLTGCWNRRELNDLAIVMGTGIDKIDGEYVISAQIVNPGGVAPKESGGMSQSAVATYSMRASSIFEGIRKMTTVTPRRLYFSHIQVLVLGEQIAKEGTKEVLDLLFRDHEVRPDFYVILAKDATALQILSMIDPLEKIPATKLYKSLETAESAWGSIVSIQLDEFIADLLRDGIEPVLVGVNLKGKVHTGTSSGTSQKESQSTLLRYHEIGVFKGDKLRGWFNEEESIGFSYITDRVDSTVEEIPCDKNNKIVIEIIRSKTTVSGKVEKGKPQVEVSISAEGTVGEVACSNDLSDPKTIYKLEADVEKQIRGKILSAIHKAQKQYRSDVFGFGQSIYQNDPKGWEKVKEDWDSQFSNLKVKIKTDVKLRRTGKVGNSFIPFMKKE, from the coding sequence ATGAAACGAAAAGGTGTGTTCCTTCTAGGCCTGGCTCTTCTCGTTTTATTGACAGGCTGCTGGAACCGCAGAGAATTAAATGATTTGGCAATCGTCATGGGAACGGGTATCGATAAGATTGATGGAGAGTATGTGATATCCGCCCAAATCGTCAATCCGGGAGGGGTAGCGCCAAAGGAGAGCGGGGGGATGAGCCAATCAGCTGTTGCGACTTACAGCATGCGGGCATCGAGCATTTTTGAGGGAATCCGGAAAATGACAACGGTAACGCCGAGAAGGCTGTACTTTTCCCATATCCAGGTGCTGGTTTTGGGGGAGCAGATAGCAAAAGAAGGGACAAAGGAAGTGCTGGATTTGTTATTTCGCGATCATGAGGTCCGGCCCGATTTTTATGTCATTCTGGCCAAGGACGCGACAGCACTACAGATTCTCAGCATGATCGACCCACTGGAAAAAATCCCGGCGACGAAGCTCTATAAAAGCTTGGAAACAGCAGAGAGCGCTTGGGGATCGATTGTCTCCATTCAATTGGATGAGTTTATTGCGGATTTGCTACGGGACGGGATCGAGCCAGTGTTGGTAGGAGTTAATCTGAAAGGGAAGGTACATACGGGGACTTCTAGTGGTACTTCCCAAAAAGAAAGCCAGTCAACGCTGTTGAGGTATCACGAAATTGGTGTCTTCAAAGGAGACAAGCTGCGGGGGTGGTTTAACGAAGAGGAGAGCATCGGATTCAGCTACATCACAGACAGAGTGGACAGTACAGTCGAAGAAATTCCTTGTGATAAAAACAATAAAATTGTCATTGAGATCATCCGAAGCAAAACAACTGTCAGCGGCAAGGTGGAAAAAGGCAAACCACAAGTGGAGGTGAGCATTTCCGCAGAAGGCACTGTGGGCGAGGTGGCGTGCAGTAACGATTTGTCCGATCCCAAAACCATATACAAATTGGAAGCTGACGTAGAAAAGCAGATCAGAGGCAAAATCCTAAGCGCCATCCATAAAGCACAAAAGCAATACCGATCGGATGTTTTTGGATTTGGGCAGTCGATCTACCAAAATGACCCGAAAGGGTGGGAAAAGGTAAAAGAGGATTGGGATTCTCAATTCTCCAACCTGAAAGTGAAAATCAAAACGGACGTGAAGCTCAGGCGGACAGGAAAAGTGGGAAATTCGTTTATTCCTTTCATGAAAAAGGAGTAG
- a CDS encoding spore germination protein produces the protein MIHTEKQAAPFLYSLDENLEKVKQELGNSTDLVTRQVRLEAVNQMQVGILYTEGLVDKNMISGFMESLMLHANKNGFPVEADPLMLMKDFLLTIGGVEEVYDFDHLYDAILTGDTVILVDGYSYGFIANTKQWEDRGVQETSVQTVVRGSREAFSENLRTNTALVRRRINNRNLWLETMQIGDMTKTKVAMMYIKGVVQESVVTEVRERLGQITIDGILESGNIEEMIQDHTFTPFPTIYNTERPDSVAAGLLEGRVAILVDGTPIVLLVPAVFVQFFQSSEDYYMRADFGILRILRLISFFIALLAPSLYVAVTTFHQEMLQTNLIMSIAAQREGVPFPAAVEALLMEFTFEMLREAGVRMPRAVGSAISIVGALVLGEAAVQAGLVSPATVIVVSITAITSFVFPSFSMSIPIRLLRFGVIALAASFGLIGVFVGMIALCIHLCTLRSFGVPYMAPLAPVNLSDQKDTLLRLPIWMMHTRPHFLRQKNSVRERKSKI, from the coding sequence ATGATCCATACAGAAAAACAAGCTGCACCCTTCCTTTACTCGTTGGACGAAAATCTGGAAAAGGTGAAGCAAGAGCTCGGCAACAGCACGGATCTTGTGACGCGCCAAGTGCGTTTGGAGGCTGTCAATCAGATGCAGGTGGGGATTTTATACACCGAGGGTCTGGTCGACAAAAATATGATTAGTGGCTTTATGGAGTCTCTCATGCTTCATGCCAATAAAAACGGCTTCCCCGTAGAAGCCGATCCGTTGATGTTGATGAAGGACTTCTTGCTCACGATCGGTGGAGTGGAAGAGGTCTATGACTTTGACCATTTGTATGATGCGATATTGACGGGGGATACCGTTATTTTGGTAGATGGGTATTCGTACGGCTTTATCGCAAATACGAAGCAGTGGGAAGATCGTGGTGTTCAGGAGACCTCCGTGCAAACGGTGGTTCGCGGTTCCAGAGAAGCGTTTTCGGAAAACCTCCGGACCAATACGGCTTTGGTGCGCCGGCGGATCAATAATCGCAATCTTTGGTTGGAGACCATGCAGATCGGGGACATGACAAAGACCAAAGTCGCTATGATGTATATAAAAGGAGTCGTGCAGGAAAGTGTAGTGACAGAAGTCCGAGAACGCTTGGGGCAAATCACGATTGACGGTATTTTGGAGAGCGGAAACATCGAAGAAATGATTCAGGATCATACTTTCACACCGTTTCCGACCATTTACAATACAGAGCGCCCCGACTCGGTGGCAGCTGGGCTGTTGGAAGGGCGCGTCGCCATTCTGGTGGACGGTACACCGATTGTTTTGTTGGTACCAGCTGTTTTTGTCCAATTCTTTCAGTCCTCTGAGGACTACTACATGCGTGCGGATTTTGGGATTCTGCGTATTTTGCGCCTTATCTCTTTCTTTATCGCTTTGCTCGCACCATCCCTTTATGTCGCTGTTACGACCTTTCATCAGGAAATGCTGCAGACGAACCTGATCATGAGCATTGCAGCCCAACGTGAAGGCGTGCCCTTCCCGGCAGCCGTCGAGGCGCTGTTGATGGAGTTTACCTTTGAAATGCTGCGAGAGGCGGGGGTACGTATGCCGAGGGCGGTGGGGTCAGCGATTTCCATCGTGGGAGCACTCGTGTTGGGGGAAGCTGCCGTGCAGGCAGGGCTTGTTTCACCTGCTACCGTCATCGTCGTTTCCATTACAGCGATCACCAGCTTTGTCTTCCCTTCCTTTTCTATGTCCATTCCGATCCGGCTATTGCGGTTCGGGGTGATCGCACTCGCCGCCAGCTTTGGTCTAATCGGCGTATTTGTGGGGATGATTGCTTTGTGCATTCACCTGTGCACCCTGCGTTCGTTTGGTGTCCCCTATATGGCTCCGCTTGCCCCTGTGAATCTGTCCGATCAAAAGGATACGCTGCTTCGGCTTCCAATCTGGATGATGCATACGCGTCCCCATTTTTTGCGCCAGAAAAACAGCGTCAGAGAACGAAAAAGTAAAATATAG
- a CDS encoding aldo/keto reductase, translated as MKYYRLGGSGLKVSALGLGTNSFGGRADEQTSVNIIHTAIENGITFIDTANIYTQTESERIIGLALSGKRHEVVLATKAGLVKGEGPNQRGSSRYHLMLELENSLKRLRTDYVDLYQIHTFDPETPLEETLRALDDMVRSGKVRYIGASNYAAWELMKAIGISQREGLNRYISTQVSYSLADRTPERELVPLCLDQGVGIIPYFPLAGGILTGKYTSAEQAPTGSRADKEPRFVRLLSEDKLEFGRKISQVAAELGVSSSVLSLAWLMHKPAVSSVIVGATSVEQLTDNLQSAALTLDEATLAELDRLSDAYRNGEPFAVYRLP; from the coding sequence ATGAAATACTACCGACTTGGTGGCAGTGGATTGAAGGTATCAGCATTGGGATTAGGCACGAACTCATTCGGAGGGCGTGCGGATGAACAAACGTCTGTAAACATCATTCATACCGCAATCGAAAATGGGATTACCTTTATTGATACGGCAAATATTTACACGCAAACAGAATCGGAGCGAATCATCGGGCTAGCGCTTTCAGGGAAGCGGCACGAAGTCGTTTTGGCGACGAAGGCTGGTTTGGTAAAAGGCGAAGGACCGAATCAGAGAGGCTCATCGCGTTACCACCTGATGCTGGAACTGGAGAACAGCTTGAAGCGTTTGCGTACCGATTATGTGGACTTATATCAAATTCATACGTTTGATCCAGAGACGCCTTTGGAAGAAACACTCCGCGCACTAGATGACATGGTTCGATCTGGGAAGGTGCGTTACATCGGGGCTTCCAACTATGCGGCTTGGGAATTGATGAAGGCAATTGGCATCAGTCAGCGGGAAGGGCTGAATCGTTACATATCGACGCAGGTCAGCTACTCGCTGGCAGATCGGACGCCGGAGCGTGAACTCGTACCGCTATGTCTGGATCAAGGAGTGGGCATCATTCCGTACTTCCCGCTTGCTGGCGGAATTTTGACAGGCAAATATACCTCCGCAGAACAGGCCCCGACTGGTTCGCGGGCGGATAAGGAGCCGCGTTTCGTGCGGTTACTAAGTGAAGACAAGCTGGAGTTTGGACGTAAAATCAGTCAGGTAGCGGCGGAGCTAGGTGTATCCTCCAGTGTGCTGTCCTTGGCTTGGCTCATGCACAAGCCGGCTGTCTCTTCGGTGATCGTGGGCGCGACCAGTGTAGAGCAGCTTACGGATAATTTGCAAAGTGCAGCTTTGACGTTGGATGAAGCGACCTTGGCAGAGCTGGATCGATTGAGTGACGCGTACCGAAACGGGGAACCATTTGCCGTCTATCGTTTGCCGTAA
- a CDS encoding sigma-70 family RNA polymerase sigma factor → MSERAMFVKQRVGKNKEQYSLYNMENIRRCKEDSEYLGEVILANEDLIWHSVHKYIGKPETLVRQYCLEKADILQLGRMGIIKAIKAFDIARGVKFSSFAVITIVREINCFLRDSGNIVRPTRTATTILQHISKIEADLGYLPTIEELSVLLGENEEQVKKALDVGRPVKYLQEPYLKASASSNEAATAMDVLKDDGRDVEEYVLDKLYVAALLAQLQNQISSKEWQVLQLRMAGYNQTQTADFLNVSQMCVSRTMKKIQNISKNKLS, encoded by the coding sequence ATGAGTGAGCGTGCCATGTTCGTAAAACAGAGAGTTGGCAAAAATAAAGAACAATACTCCTTGTATAACATGGAGAATATTCGCCGCTGCAAGGAAGACAGTGAGTATCTTGGTGAAGTGATACTCGCAAATGAAGATCTCATTTGGCATTCTGTGCACAAATATATTGGCAAGCCAGAGACATTAGTGAGGCAATATTGCTTGGAAAAAGCGGATATCTTGCAATTGGGGAGAATGGGAATCATCAAGGCTATCAAAGCCTTTGATATAGCAAGAGGCGTGAAGTTTTCGTCCTTTGCAGTCATAACGATTGTGAGGGAGATCAACTGTTTTTTGCGAGATAGCGGAAATATTGTACGGCCGACTAGAACGGCAACAACGATTCTCCAACACATCAGTAAAATAGAAGCAGACCTGGGATATCTCCCTACCATAGAAGAATTGTCCGTACTGTTGGGGGAAAATGAGGAACAGGTCAAAAAAGCGCTGGATGTCGGGAGACCTGTGAAGTATTTACAGGAGCCATACTTGAAGGCATCCGCTTCGAGCAATGAAGCTGCCACCGCTATGGATGTCTTGAAGGACGATGGACGAGACGTGGAAGAGTACGTGCTGGACAAGCTATATGTTGCTGCTTTGCTTGCGCAACTGCAAAATCAAATCTCATCAAAAGAGTGGCAAGTCCTGCAACTACGGATGGCAGGCTACAATCAGACGCAAACAGCAGATTTTTTAAATGTATCCCAAATGTGTGTATCAAGAACCATGAAAAAAATTCAGAATATTTCGAAAAATAAACTTTCCTAA
- a CDS encoding lytic transglycosylase domain-containing protein — MLTKLIGIVAAVFIPANAVLPAVEKGLSEIHPVMKLARDTDRQLHTKRELANVITQVAPRLDIATVELYTETIFGLSKQYEIDPVLIMAMIWQESRFQHDAISGKGARGLLQIMPRTGSWLGVHPVDLFDPVINLQTGIKYLDLLQKKYGNLRLSIIAYNQGEGNVDRNRYHDGYYTKVMTHYKKMNGLLRESER; from the coding sequence GTGCTAACGAAGCTAATCGGCATTGTTGCCGCAGTGTTCATTCCCGCAAATGCTGTTCTGCCAGCTGTAGAAAAGGGGCTGTCGGAAATTCATCCTGTGATGAAACTGGCCAGGGACACAGATAGGCAGTTGCATACAAAAAGGGAGCTTGCAAACGTAATCACACAGGTTGCACCGAGACTAGATATTGCTACAGTCGAGCTTTATACAGAAACAATTTTTGGATTATCCAAGCAATACGAAATAGACCCGGTATTGATCATGGCGATGATCTGGCAGGAAAGCCGTTTTCAGCACGACGCGATTTCTGGCAAGGGCGCTAGAGGATTATTACAAATCATGCCGCGCACAGGAAGCTGGCTGGGAGTTCACCCTGTTGACCTGTTTGATCCCGTGATCAATCTACAAACAGGTATCAAGTATTTGGATCTCTTGCAAAAGAAATATGGAAACCTTCGTTTAAGTATCATCGCCTATAACCAAGGCGAGGGAAATGTCGACCGAAATCGTTATCACGATGGCTACTATACAAAAGTCATGACCCATTACAAAAAAATGAACGGCTTATTAAGAGAATCAGAAAGATAG
- a CDS encoding thymidylate kinase yields MRQPTIVAFEGIDANAKEAQAALLEENLRCLGYKVRRVSFPRLDTPIGAVIGMWLRCEIELDEKAVGKLFEADFLDYQREMARISKENVDFIIIDHYELSNYYYFYIKDTPLSWYATMSDLTKRPDATFFLRTEVDGNNAMLLKVQEAYLSLAHASRRSVRTLDTAIGVERMQKNILQAVHQLHLKKRVTC; encoded by the coding sequence ATGAGACAGCCCACGATTGTCGCTTTCGAAGGAATTGACGCCAATGCGAAGGAAGCCCAAGCGGCATTGCTGGAAGAAAATTTGAGATGCCTCGGATATAAAGTGCGGAGAGTATCGTTTCCACGTTTAGATACCCCAATCGGAGCGGTCATTGGCATGTGGCTTCGCTGCGAAATTGAGCTGGATGAGAAAGCAGTAGGAAAGCTTTTTGAAGCGGATTTTCTGGACTATCAGCGAGAAATGGCGAGGATTTCGAAGGAGAACGTCGATTTTATCATCATTGATCATTACGAACTGTCCAATTATTACTACTTCTATATAAAAGATACTCCTCTTTCCTGGTATGCCACCATGAGTGATTTGACGAAGCGACCCGATGCAACCTTTTTTCTGCGAACCGAAGTAGATGGGAATAATGCCATGCTGCTAAAGGTGCAGGAAGCCTATCTTTCCCTTGCCCACGCTTCACGCCGATCGGTACGTACACTGGATACAGCAATCGGGGTGGAGAGAATGCAGAAAAACATTCTGCAAGCAGTCCATCAGCTACATCTGAAAAAGCGAGTTACGTGCTAA
- a CDS encoding sigma-70 family RNA polymerase sigma factor, protein MTDQLHQMDELFFAGKVDDFLQKAKENCEAKLSGMTFAGMTHDDVVQEVLLKVYRTMKDYDQEKARVTTFVDHVITNKIRDCLRKAGTQKNLTNSNAVLVSGGDENEEETMISRIAAPSEEFRYEEVEMMIDIMEYMKLSTRDKLILQMRSEGYYHEEIGQRFNISKERVCQIIKAILKQYGEL, encoded by the coding sequence ATGACAGATCAACTTCACCAAATGGACGAGTTATTTTTCGCAGGGAAAGTCGATGATTTTTTGCAGAAGGCAAAAGAAAACTGTGAAGCCAAGCTGAGTGGAATGACGTTTGCTGGAATGACCCATGATGATGTCGTTCAGGAGGTTCTCTTAAAGGTGTATCGCACGATGAAGGATTACGACCAGGAAAAAGCTAGAGTGACTACCTTTGTCGATCATGTGATTACGAATAAAATTCGCGACTGCTTGCGGAAAGCCGGAACGCAAAAAAACCTGACAAACAGTAATGCAGTTCTTGTCTCTGGTGGAGATGAGAATGAAGAGGAAACGATGATCAGTCGTATTGCTGCTCCGAGTGAGGAGTTTCGATATGAGGAAGTTGAGATGATGATCGACATCATGGAGTATATGAAGCTGTCCACGCGAGACAAGCTAATTCTCCAAATGAGAAGCGAAGGCTATTACCATGAGGAAATTGGCCAGAGATTCAATATCAGCAAGGAAAGAGTGTGTCAAATCATCAAGGCGATTTTGAAGCAGTACGGTGAGCTGTAG
- a CDS encoding S-layer homology domain-containing protein — protein sequence MTQQYAFGTANQRYKKKLFVDTGFEFMEVTARLIEPYAPPSPQPSLREIKIINAPSHIHHSGFSSYQCSLTLLFPDKESYNHYLSYAGWTHKFYDEKGSIFLGSAESITPHVLEAGRRYSVTVELILIKKDSIERESRFQFQDIEGHWAQKNIEEMANLGLITVITRDGKPIIYFRPNDFVTRAEFIAFLNRTRRLVERMIRE from the coding sequence ATGACCCAACAATACGCCTTTGGCACTGCTAATCAGCGCTACAAAAAAAAGCTGTTCGTCGATACAGGCTTCGAGTTCATGGAAGTAACCGCCCGTCTCATCGAGCCATATGCTCCGCCAAGTCCCCAGCCTTCCTTGCGCGAAATTAAAATCATCAACGCTCCCTCACACATCCACCACTCCGGTTTTAGCAGCTACCAATGTTCATTGACCTTACTTTTTCCAGACAAGGAATCGTACAACCATTACCTGAGCTACGCAGGCTGGACCCACAAGTTTTACGACGAAAAGGGAAGCATTTTCCTCGGCAGCGCAGAATCCATCACTCCTCATGTGCTTGAGGCAGGACGGCGCTACAGCGTAACTGTCGAATTGATCCTCATCAAAAAAGACTCGATCGAACGCGAATCACGTTTCCAGTTTCAAGATATTGAAGGGCATTGGGCGCAGAAAAACATCGAGGAAATGGCCAATCTTGGGCTGATCACGGTCATTACCCGTGACGGAAAGCCCATCATTTACTTCCGCCCCAATGATTTTGTGACACGCGCCGAATTTATTGCTTTTTTGAATCGGACAAGGCGACTGGTAGAACGGATGATTCGGGAATAG
- a CDS encoding M23 family metallopeptidase, translated as MQSMSNELRRILSERLKLGELKKPACRVEVDRLVFVPGRTEELDFIMSDPREEKTLTRTIIQDGSGEGGTAPSKISFVFPVEGKSIRDITAYMGDNRNHRGIDIACPVGTPIKATWAGKVKKVTVSEKYTSFGFRVEIQHADGMWTRYAHMSEIHVKTGDYVTQGTIIGKSGNTGDVRSAGVTNMGTYDDPNSPRSKGRGAHLHFEVWNGDAVIDPFPYMNGSKHLFAASSNNGAGVTTDATYVGTPGATLFDERFTNNTWHTKSVYKVDELTKKLSMIERSTTEHSNLTFTFDPKGYKTVFPSPTVTTGMNLKLTSVHPGIFSMGFSTNFGEGTGELRVFFNGKMQIKVNKFSGTENVEIRDIPFPNGEMEIRIELFWNGKQVNRFSLQYIQIKELQGRPDLYGNKDKVDPTVQQEFFEEREITSTFMPGQPRKVSLQVGKFVYMDTLTLDNINHIEMDDQYEMDSCEARITISNPGGYYSPDYNPFYFPETYKETPWSYFVNGFHVGVLSENTPVRIYMGYGLNLMRVFTGLIDKLDLNGEESTMTIYCRDMYKKILNKVITEDKQYPPDVGHSAAHDTNVFSSMSRRDKIISIAKKQAKQQGPELDYKFLLAIAEHETKMGTLGKGLPPGDFILGYGCYTGEKCDPQYQGLERQLYRGAVRYREAMASKGWRFQSVDDVKYFWQGGDKGAYQWASDTNWYNSVWQIYQKFRSSTEFDSIQEWEGAPAVPTEPAAKAAYLKSAIVQDLIAHAGMYGWRSNPQDIFYPYAIVQETSYTHVTQATGKVFKAVPDKEGEFVEVDPESILTPKGWKNPFIEPPGRKFESYQYKVGEAIAEIMKETPFRSYCDRYGTYRLEEIDMNRPIVATYTEHDNLITIHKTIDFSRGKSHLVILDEENKVGHFVDTEILMELKGEVRTGVRSVPYAKTDELKRVAAQRTFFDLKRLCRTLQISIPGNPTLDVLDRIYIIDSNTTTREAYTIKGIRTMFDAQNGYMQILDLFWSNNEGAIV; from the coding sequence ATGCAATCGATGTCCAATGAGCTGCGCAGAATTCTCTCCGAAAGACTCAAACTCGGAGAATTAAAAAAACCCGCTTGCCGCGTCGAGGTCGATCGACTCGTCTTCGTGCCAGGCCGTACCGAAGAACTCGATTTCATTATGAGTGATCCTCGGGAAGAGAAAACGCTGACCCGGACCATCATTCAAGATGGCTCAGGAGAGGGTGGCACTGCTCCATCCAAGATTTCTTTTGTCTTTCCGGTGGAAGGCAAAAGCATCCGAGATATTACCGCCTATATGGGCGACAATCGCAACCACCGAGGAATCGATATCGCTTGTCCGGTCGGTACGCCTATCAAAGCTACCTGGGCTGGCAAAGTAAAAAAAGTGACCGTATCTGAAAAATATACGAGCTTTGGCTTTCGCGTAGAAATTCAGCATGCGGATGGCATGTGGACCCGTTACGCCCATATGAGCGAAATCCACGTCAAAACAGGGGATTATGTCACGCAAGGCACTATTATTGGAAAAAGCGGCAATACAGGAGACGTCCGCTCTGCCGGCGTTACGAACATGGGCACCTATGACGATCCCAATTCCCCCCGCTCCAAAGGAAGAGGAGCTCATCTGCACTTTGAAGTCTGGAATGGAGATGCCGTCATCGATCCGTTTCCTTATATGAATGGCTCGAAGCATCTGTTCGCTGCCTCTTCCAATAACGGCGCAGGAGTCACTACCGATGCCACCTATGTTGGAACGCCAGGAGCAACTCTTTTTGACGAACGGTTTACCAATAATACGTGGCACACAAAATCTGTCTACAAAGTAGACGAGCTGACCAAAAAGCTATCCATGATCGAGAGAAGCACAACGGAGCATAGCAACCTCACCTTTACCTTTGACCCCAAAGGGTACAAGACCGTCTTCCCATCCCCTACCGTTACGACAGGTATGAATCTCAAGCTGACCTCCGTTCACCCCGGCATTTTTAGCATGGGGTTCTCCACCAACTTCGGTGAAGGTACCGGCGAGCTGCGCGTTTTTTTCAATGGAAAAATGCAAATCAAGGTCAACAAATTCTCTGGGACAGAAAACGTAGAGATTCGTGATATCCCCTTTCCCAATGGCGAAATGGAAATCCGTATCGAGCTGTTTTGGAATGGAAAACAAGTCAATCGCTTTTCCCTCCAGTACATTCAGATCAAGGAATTGCAAGGGCGACCCGATCTGTACGGAAACAAAGACAAAGTCGATCCGACGGTACAGCAGGAGTTTTTTGAGGAACGGGAAATTACGAGCACCTTCATGCCTGGTCAGCCGCGAAAAGTATCGCTCCAGGTCGGAAAGTTCGTTTATATGGACACCCTTACCCTCGACAATATTAACCACATCGAAATGGACGACCAATATGAAATGGATTCATGTGAGGCACGCATCACAATCTCGAACCCTGGCGGCTACTACAGCCCGGACTATAATCCGTTTTACTTTCCGGAAACCTACAAGGAAACGCCTTGGTCTTATTTTGTGAATGGATTCCATGTTGGTGTTCTCTCCGAAAATACTCCTGTCCGGATCTACATGGGTTATGGTCTGAATTTGATGCGTGTGTTTACTGGTCTGATCGACAAGCTCGATTTGAATGGCGAGGAATCGACCATGACCATTTACTGCCGCGATATGTACAAGAAAATTTTGAACAAGGTCATTACCGAAGACAAGCAGTATCCTCCAGACGTCGGGCATTCTGCCGCACATGATACCAACGTTTTTTCCTCGATGTCTCGTCGGGACAAAATCATCTCGATAGCCAAAAAGCAAGCCAAGCAGCAGGGCCCAGAGCTCGATTATAAATTTCTGCTAGCCATTGCGGAGCACGAAACCAAAATGGGGACGCTGGGGAAAGGGCTTCCTCCAGGAGACTTCATTCTCGGGTATGGATGCTATACCGGAGAAAAATGTGACCCGCAATACCAAGGGCTCGAACGACAGCTCTATCGTGGAGCCGTTCGCTATCGGGAAGCTATGGCGAGCAAAGGGTGGCGCTTCCAGTCTGTCGACGACGTTAAATATTTTTGGCAAGGAGGCGACAAGGGCGCTTATCAATGGGCGAGCGATACGAACTGGTATAACAGCGTGTGGCAAATCTACCAAAAATTCCGCTCAAGCACGGAGTTTGATTCGATTCAAGAGTGGGAGGGTGCCCCAGCTGTTCCGACAGAGCCTGCTGCGAAAGCGGCCTATCTCAAATCAGCTATCGTCCAGGACTTGATCGCCCATGCAGGAATGTATGGCTGGCGCAGCAATCCGCAAGACATTTTCTACCCCTATGCCATTGTACAAGAGACGAGCTATACCCACGTGACGCAGGCGACAGGCAAAGTTTTCAAAGCTGTACCGGATAAAGAAGGCGAATTCGTTGAAGTCGATCCCGAATCCATTTTGACCCCAAAAGGTTGGAAAAATCCTTTTATTGAGCCGCCCGGACGCAAATTCGAATCGTATCAATACAAAGTCGGAGAAGCCATCGCGGAAATCATGAAAGAGACGCCATTCCGTTCCTATTGTGACCGCTACGGTACGTATCGCCTGGAAGAGATTGATATGAATCGGCCGATTGTGGCTACTTATACCGAGCATGACAATTTGATCACGATTCATAAGACCATCGATTTTTCACGTGGCAAAAGCCATCTTGTCATTTTGGATGAAGAAAATAAGGTCGGTCATTTCGTAGACACAGAGATTTTGATGGAGCTGAAGGGCGAGGTACGTACAGGCGTTAGATCCGTTCCTTATGCCAAAACAGACGAGCTGAAGAGGGTGGCTGCCCAGCGAACGTTTTTTGATTTGAAACGGTTGTGCCGTACGCTTCAAATTTCCATCCCCGGTAACCCTACCCTAGATGTCCTCGATCGTATTTACATTATCGACTCCAATACAACCACCCGCGAAGCGTATACCATCAAAGGAATCCGCACGATGTTTGATGCGCAGAACGGCTATATGCAAATCCTCGATTTATTTTGGAGCAACAACGAGGGGGCGATTGTGTAA